A segment of the Melioribacteraceae bacterium 4301-Me genome:
AAAGTTACCAAATTGAACTACATTTACTTTATCTCCGTATTTATCGCCAAAGAACATCAACGCTCCCATTTTTTTAGCTTTTTCAAACGGGGTGTTTCGATGATGAACTAAAGGTAAATTTTCTCTAATTTTTTCATTGACGAGCGATTCAATTGCCTCAATTTCACTTTCTTTTAACTTTTCAAAATGATTAAAGTCAAAGCGCAGGTATTCAGGTCCAACAAACGAACCCGCTTGCTGTACGTGTTTTCCTAATATTTCCCTTAAAGCAGCGTGTAAAAAATGGGTTGCTGAATGATTTCGCATAATATCCCATCTTCTTTTTTCATCAACTTGGGCTATAACTTGCATGCCCTCAATTATTTTTGTGTTACTTTCATTTTCAACAACGTGAATAATCTGGTTGTTGATTTTGACCAGGTCAATTACCTTTAAATGTGTATCGCCAATTATTATAATTCCTTTGTCGTTTACTTGTCCACCCGACTCAACATAAAAAGGTGTTTTGTCTAATATAATAAAGGTATTCCCGTTTTCATTTTTAGTGCCTACAACCACAGATTCGGTTCTAAGTTGATCGTAACCGCAGAACTCGGTAGGGTTTTTTGATTTAGCAATGATATTACTTAGTTTGTCAAAATTAAAATTTACTGACGATAATTTTTCTTTTGTAGATTTTCTTGCTCGTTCTTTTTGTTCGTTCATTAATTCGTTAAAGCGTTTTTCGTCGATTGAAAAGCCTTTTTCCTTAGCCAAAAGATTGGTTAAATCTACTGGGAAACCAAAAGTATCATAAAGCTTAAATACGTCATCTCCGCTGATGATTTTTGAACTTTGTACTTCATTTTTGCTCACAATATTTTCAAATAATTCTATTCCTCTGTCAAGAGTAATATTGAAATTTTCTTCTTCTGATTTAATAATTTTTTCAATATTTGACTTATTAGTTTTTATTTCTGGGAAAACATGTGACATATTTTCAACGAGGACATCAACTAATTTATAGAGGAAAGGTTCTTTCAGGTCTAATTTTCTGCCGTAACGAGCTGCTCTTCTAAGTATTCTGCGCAGTACATAACCTCTTCCTTCGTTGCCAGGTATTGCTCCATCGGCTATTGCAAATGTTAAAGTACGGATATGGTCGGCAATCACACGCATTGCAATTTGTGTTTCTCCACGAAGTGGTGAATACTCATCAAGTTCATATTTTTTGCCGCTAATTAATTCTATAGCTTTTATAAGAGGAGTAAAAATGTCAGTATCGTAATTAGAATTTTTCTTTTGTAGAACAGCACAAATACGTTCAAATCCCATTCCGGTGTCAACATGTTTAGCTGGCAGTTCGTTTAGTCTACCAGTTTCATCTCTGTTGTATTGGATAAAAACAAGGTTCCATATTTCAATGCATTCTGGTTTGTTAGCATTAACCCATGCTGGATTTTCATAGTCGTCGCTTAAGTTGATATGGATTTCAGAACATGGACCGCAGGGACCAGTTTCGCCCATTTCCCAAAAATTATCTTTTTCATCGAAACGTAGGATATGACTAGGATTAATATCCGTTTCACTTTTCCAATAATTGAAAGCTTCATCGTCGTTTCTGTATACAGTTGCCCATAATCTTTCCTTTGGCAGTTTCCATACAACAGTTAATAATTCCCATGCCCACTTTATTGCTTCTTTTTTATAATAACCTTCTCCAATGCCATCATCTGAATTAGGGTCACCAAAACTCCAGTTTCCAAGCATTTCAAAAAAAGTGTGATGATATGTATCATAACCAACCTCTTCAAGGTCATTATGTTTACCGCTTACGCGTATACATTTTTGAGTATCTGCCACTCGATTATATTCTCTTGTTCCTTTTCCCAAGAAGACATCTTTAAACTGATTCATGCCGGCATTTGTAAAAAGAAGTGTGGGGTCGTCGTAAGGTATAACCGGTGCACTTGGCACTATTTTGTGACCTTTTTCTTTAAAAAAATCTAAAAATTGTTGCCGAATTTCATTTGAAGTCATTTACAAATTGTAATTTAGTTATAAATTTCCGAGCAAATATAATAAAATCTCTTCGTTTGCTAAATTTACTATTGATTTTAAAGAGTACGTTTTAATGATAAAAGTTGAATAATACGTTTTATTTGAAGTAATGATAATCTTTCTAGTTAAAGTTTCTTGTACGCTGTACATATTTTAACTCAAAATTTTTATTAGAAAAGTTTGTCCTTAAACTGAAAAATTATAATGACTGTTTAATTCTTAAACTGCGGAGTGGGATTAATGCTTAATTCAAGAACTTTTTTATCGCCTTAATTATAGGTAATTCGTATATTTCAGTAAAAATTTTGAGGAACTATTTGAGTAAGTTCAAAGAGCTAAGCGATTTAGAACTAATGCAAGAGATTGCAAATTTCGAATCCCGCGCTTTGGAGGAATTATACGAAAGGTATTCCCCAATTCTTTATACAATTATCAAGAAAATTTCACCAGATGAACCAACGGCTCGGCGACTTCTCATTGAAGTATTTGTTATGGTTTGGCGGAAGATAAAAAAATTTGATTTCGCTAGTGGTAATGTATATACATGGTTGATAACAATAGCCCGAAACAAGGCAGTAGATCAATTAAGGAGATCACGTGCAACTTCAAATTCGTTAGATTTCTATGATGATGAATATGAGGATTTTTACATAATTCCAACTTTAGCAAGAGACATTGACGCTCTTGACCTGGAAACTGTTCTAACGTTAAAACCTAAAATAGAACGCGCTCTTTCAAAACTTACTGATACTCAAAAATATGTTCTTCATCTTGCATACTATGAGGGATTTACGATAGACGAAATTGCTGATAAATTAAAAGTTCCAATTGAAACAGTTAGAAGTAAAGTTCTAACTGCTTTACAGAATTTAAAAGATTATTTAATGGAAAGCTGATACAATGTCTGACCCTATTTCTGAAATGTCCGCTGCCTTTGCAGTAGGATGCATGGATAAAGAGAATTTTATTCAATTTAAGGATTACTTACTTTCAGGTGGTGAACTACCAAAAGGTTTACTGGGTGAATTTCAAAACATTGTTGCTATGATACCTGCAATATTGGATTTAGAGGTACCTGATTCTTCACTTAAAGATGATGTGGCAAAAAAATTAATTGGGCTAAAAGAAGAAATTAAAACGAAAATAAGAGAAGAAAAGAAAAGAACAGCTACAATTGTTGACAAACCTAAAACTTTACCAACTAAACAAACACTAACTAGGGTAACTGCTGCAGAAGAAAAACAACCTCGCAAATTAAGCACTTTTATTTCTGAAAATAGAAACTTACCCAAATCAGTTGCAGAAGGTTCAAATCGTAAAACTAATTTGGAACAACGAGATTCCCTTTTAACAGAAGAAAAGCGTGCTACAACTATAAAAGAAAAAACAAGAATTGATGATGTGCCACCTACATTATTTCCGCAAAGAATTGGGACAGTTGAGCGAAGAAGCCTTGAACAAGAAAAAACTTCAGGTTTTGCAGGCTGGCTTGCAATATTTCTTGCTTTAATTTTGTTTGGTGTAATTGGTTACTATTCTTACACCTCTATAAACGATTTACAACAACAAGTATCAGATTTAAAGAATGAGCTGGTTAAAACTAAAAACGACTTACAATCTACAAGTGAATTTACATCTAAATATATGACTGTTATTGAATTTCTTAATTATAAAGGCATTTTCACAGTTGATTTGACAAGCACACAGCCAAATGTAAATTCAAGTGCAAAATTATTTGTTGCACCATATCAAAGAGAAGCGCTTTTGCAGCTGAACAATATACCACCTCTAAAATTAGATCAAACATATCAAATCTGGATGGTAAGCAAGGATAAATTTTACTCGCTCGCTACTTTTTCACCCAGGCCGGAGGATATGTTTATTAAAATTTCTAATCTTCCTTATATACCTTTCGACCAAATTGATCTCTTTAGAATTACAATTGAACCGGCTGGCGGTTCACCAGCTCCTACAGGCGAGACATATTTATACGGTTCTTTAAATAATGTTTCGTCTAAGACTCGTAAGTAATTTAACCTAAATTATACAGCCAGCCGCAGCAAGTAGAACATGAGAAAAAAGACTGTACTTTTTGCATTAGAGGAAAAGCAGAAATTTGTCTACTGCTGATAGGCTTGCTTGAAACCAGCATGTCAAACTCTCTCGTTTCTGGTATGTAAATCTGTAATATAACATTAACAACAGGCTAAATGAATTGACTTTCGTGATAGGGAATTGCTTCACAAAGGCAACGCCTTTTTTATTTTATCAAGCGATGAAAACAGATGATTCAAATGAGGTAGGATCGAGGTCACCTCTACAATCATGCTTTGAAGAAACAAAAATTAAGGATAGGGTAATAAGGTTAATTTTCTTTTTTGGTTGGTGATGTTACTACAGTTATTTAAATAAAAAGAGAATTCACCACTACGTGAGTGGATTCCTATAATAAGTAAAGACAAGGCTTTTTGGTAACTCGCAAAAAGATAATCAAAATAGAAAGAGCCAGAATGAAACAAAGAGGAAAATCTGTAAATAAGCAAAAGCAAGTAAAGAATGTGCACAGGTGATAAATAAAAGTGATTTTTTAATGTACAGGTCATATCTGTCCAATATATTTTTTATTTCGTCCCTAAAGGTACTTAATCTATTTTCTTTGTTCTTTATCCTAAAAATATTTTGTTCTGACGGGACAATAAAGCTTTGATTATGCTTAAACTAATGTAATCCCTTTAGGGATTATATAGTTATAGAATAAATAAATATCAAACTAAAGTTAAAAGTCCCGTATGGACGAGATAGGGATTGATTTACAAGACAAGTAGAATAGTCCAAAATCTTGAAGTTTTCAAATTTATTTGGTAATTCATCCCTTCGGGATTTGATTTCAAAATTATTTTGGACAGCAGTGTTACAGGCTGGGTCAATGTTTTATACTCAGTAGTAGGCTAATGCCTAGAATAATTAGAAAGTAAGGCCAGAAGCTCAACATTAAATCATCAATTTTTCGTAGAAGGTTATGTACATAAATTAATTTCAACAAAAAGATTGAGGCAATTGAAATTACAAAAAGAATAGAAGAGAGGACAAGAAATTCTTTCGCTTTGCTATTTTCGATGTAAAGCATTAAAAATATTGCTGCTAAGATAAATAGTGACGATACTAAATAAATCTCCCTTGATCCCGTAAGTGAAAAAAATTGTTTTACCAACAATAAAATACTCACAAAAAACAACATTGAAGAAAAAACTAAGATTAAACGATTGTTATACTTAAACGAAAGATATACGGAAGGAATTGAATATATGATTAAGCTTATACCTAAAATTTCAGTGTAGCTGATATTAATAGCATTGGTGAGAGCTAATATGAGTAGTAACCCAAATACAAAAAGAGCAAAACTAACAGTATTACGAAATGGTGTTTCCATTAAGTTCTTTCTGTTTTTTCAAGACGAAAAGTAAAATTAAATAAACAAGCAAGCCTATACCTGCTGTAATATAAGTTATTAGCAACCATAAAATTCTAATTATAGTCGAATCTACGTTTAGGTATTTTGCAAAGCCACCGCAAATACCAAATATTTTTTTATCATCTAATGAACGACTCAAACTATTAGGAAAATCAATTTTTAATTTATTTGCCGGTTCTTTGTGAACTATTAAGTAAACGCTAATTAAGATAGCCGAAAGAAGTATAAGAAATCTCCATGATAAATTAAACGGAGTTATGTAAAAAATTAATCCTAAATTGTTCAATAATATGAATAAACCTAAA
Coding sequences within it:
- a CDS encoding anti-sigma factor is translated as MSDPISEMSAAFAVGCMDKENFIQFKDYLLSGGELPKGLLGEFQNIVAMIPAILDLEVPDSSLKDDVAKKLIGLKEEIKTKIREEKKRTATIVDKPKTLPTKQTLTRVTAAEEKQPRKLSTFISENRNLPKSVAEGSNRKTNLEQRDSLLTEEKRATTIKEKTRIDDVPPTLFPQRIGTVERRSLEQEKTSGFAGWLAIFLALILFGVIGYYSYTSINDLQQQVSDLKNELVKTKNDLQSTSEFTSKYMTVIEFLNYKGIFTVDLTSTQPNVNSSAKLFVAPYQREALLQLNNIPPLKLDQTYQIWMVSKDKFYSLATFSPRPEDMFIKISNLPYIPFDQIDLFRITIEPAGGSPAPTGETYLYGSLNNVSSKTRK
- a CDS encoding PspC domain-containing protein, with the translated sequence MDKQFKKEIDFKTLEEIEDSNEQSTVDSKESTFYNSPKLKRSKKNFIFTGVCGGIADYFKSDPTIIRIIFMLSVFLGGWGVIVYLIASFLMPPDNNSIELTEEEKQKIRNNNNKTLFGGSLLFLGLFILLNNLGLIFYITPFNLSWRFLILLSAILISVYLIVHKEPANKLKIDFPNSLSRSLDDKKIFGICGGFAKYLNVDSTIIRILWLLITYITAGIGLLVYLILLFVLKKQKELNGNTIS
- a CDS encoding RNA polymerase sigma factor — translated: MSKFKELSDLELMQEIANFESRALEELYERYSPILYTIIKKISPDEPTARRLLIEVFVMVWRKIKKFDFASGNVYTWLITIARNKAVDQLRRSRATSNSLDFYDDEYEDFYIIPTLARDIDALDLETVLTLKPKIERALSKLTDTQKYVLHLAYYEGFTIDEIADKLKVPIETVRSKVLTALQNLKDYLMES
- the alaS gene encoding alanine--tRNA ligase, with protein sequence MTSNEIRQQFLDFFKEKGHKIVPSAPVIPYDDPTLLFTNAGMNQFKDVFLGKGTREYNRVADTQKCIRVSGKHNDLEEVGYDTYHHTFFEMLGNWSFGDPNSDDGIGEGYYKKEAIKWAWELLTVVWKLPKERLWATVYRNDDEAFNYWKSETDINPSHILRFDEKDNFWEMGETGPCGPCSEIHINLSDDYENPAWVNANKPECIEIWNLVFIQYNRDETGRLNELPAKHVDTGMGFERICAVLQKKNSNYDTDIFTPLIKAIELISGKKYELDEYSPLRGETQIAMRVIADHIRTLTFAIADGAIPGNEGRGYVLRRILRRAARYGRKLDLKEPFLYKLVDVLVENMSHVFPEIKTNKSNIEKIIKSEEENFNITLDRGIELFENIVSKNEVQSSKIISGDDVFKLYDTFGFPVDLTNLLAKEKGFSIDEKRFNELMNEQKERARKSTKEKLSSVNFNFDKLSNIIAKSKNPTEFCGYDQLRTESVVVGTKNENGNTFIILDKTPFYVESGGQVNDKGIIIIGDTHLKVIDLVKINNQIIHVVENESNTKIIEGMQVIAQVDEKRRWDIMRNHSATHFLHAALREILGKHVQQAGSFVGPEYLRFDFNHFEKLKESEIEAIESLVNEKIRENLPLVHHRNTPFEKAKKMGALMFFGDKYGDKVNVVQFGNFTMEFCGGTHVKNSSQIGLFKIVSESSVASGVRRIEAVTGAGVEKYINQQEIKIKNAESKIDELNEEKKKLEKLLSELRLKEKLSGLEKIVSNATAINSIKIFKGKINAENMDELKSMGDELRIKMKSGVGILFSIFDNKVGIVCVVSDDLIKQKKLAAGKIVSEVAKIVGGGGGGKQHLATAGGKDITKINEALEKVDEIVSKFF